DNA sequence from the Acipenser ruthenus chromosome 20, fAciRut3.2 maternal haplotype, whole genome shotgun sequence genome:
TGCCGTTCTGTCATTGTGTAATCCAGTGAGATGAACCTATGGGGAAAAAGATAATACTGCATAGATATGTTTAAATGCAACTTACCCATGTCCAAAATGTTGCTGaactataaaaaagaaaaaggttcacTGCTCCATAAATTGCCTgccaatgagaaaaaaaaaatattattatcatGATGTACATTAATAAAAAGCCAGCTAATTGATACCTGTGTCTATTTTATAAACGAATAGGAGCTATTTACTGATAAACAAAAAGTACTTTTTTAGCTCACTTAACTGTAAGCAACAGCATGTATCCCAAATTCCAGTTCCAACagtggtgtgtttctttgcaaAGAGAAGCAAAGCCATTATTACTGCTGCATTTATCCAACTGTAGATTTCAGCTCTATGGTTTAAATCTGTTGTTACTTACATTAGCTCCCAATATAACCCTCATGTAGAACTTCAGAGTCGATGCATTCTCTTCATAGATCTGCTTTTTACCCTTCGTGCCAACCTTCCCTTTGGGCTGTAAGCAGAAAGCAAGTCCTCCACACTGAGTATTTCAGTCACAAATCAGCTAACCCAGAACACAATGCATACAGCCGCGAGACAGTTAAAGCTTCAATAAAGTGTTTACTTGTTGCCTACATCAGAGGGAACATGAAGTAAATACAGGACCTGTTTTACatagttattttaattattaaatgtatCAATTATTTTGTTCGATTAGTTTTAATCGCTTGGAATATGTTTTCACAAACAGCATCAGTGTCTGACGAGCCCTGACACGATGTCGTGGAAGGAGATACGAGGTTCCTTAAATTGCAGCGCACTCAGTCCTGAAATAGAAACGCCGGTGAGAACTGTCAATACCCCTTACGCAAAGGGTTCGTATCTTTATTACAAGAAAACGTTAAGCTGTTACACCGCGTTGAAGTTAGAAAAGCCTCAACGACAGcgtatgaaaaataaacacaaaatagcGTGGAAGATTACATTTCAAGAGAGTGCAGCACAAAAACACCCTTAGTAATCGAGTTTAAACTGAACTTACCGCCATGGTGAGAAATGACCCGTTGCCTTGTTTCAGAGacctgaaaataatacaaatgcggtttgtttgtttgtttgtttgtttcgtttttttaacacaactttaaaatactgtatagaaacgCTACCGAGATGCTTGAAACTACAGCCTACTCTGTGACTGAACACATCAGCACTCACCGAAAGCACTTCCGGCTCGTTATGCTGACATCATCACAGAGCGCTTGGGAAGGATCACGCAGGATAAAAGGAACAGTGGAATGTAATCAATGCGACCTCTAGTGGCCACCTTGCAGTACTGCACTAAACGCTCAAGAAACGCATCTGCAAAGCGCGTTGAGCAGACACCTGATTGACATGTTATATTGCCAGTCCGTTTCAATCATGATAGCAGCACAGCAGCTTTGAATTTAAAGAGGTGGACGCAGGTGCTTCAGGACCCAACCTCCCCAAGAGAAACGACTTCTCTTGCTCACCATATGTGTATTACCGATATCATGACAGGTGTTCATGCGGAACTGTCCATTACGAGAAGTTGAAGCAGTCCAGTCTGTATTCCATTACCTTTATGGTGAGGATCCAGTCACGGTAGCATCAGACCATGCAAAACAGCATTGATAATAAAACATACCACAAGAGGATGCTTTGACCACCAGATGTcgcttctgatttttttttaccgGTTACAGTCTTAAatcctattttaaaaaaatatttagatcaataaaaaatatatatatatattgtacagtatttaaaaaaaaaacacatttgttttgttaaaaatatcAAAAGACACACAATAAGGCTAGAAACGTTCAGAATCGAAAGAGGACATTTTTGTTTTGAGTTTAGTTCCGTAACCATCTGAGCCATTATTGCTGCCGAAAGCGAGAGGAGATTTCCAGCCCTTTCACTGCTCTGAGAGGGTGATGTCACCAGATccctggagggggtggggggttgtgtGAGTGACATCCAGCCCGTCTTGGGaaggctcctcctcctccacggAATCCGCATGATTGGCAACGCCAGGAAAATCGATACAGGTATCAAAACTGGATGAAAGCATTCTGCAGCAAAAATACTGTCCTTCATTTGAGCTTGTTAAACCGTCTTCCCACGAGTCCACCTGTCTGCAAACCCTTCTGCTCCCCTCTTCCATAATCGTTAATCATTCTGTTGTCAGTATTGAAAAATTGctcaagaaaaaaatattttaaggggtcttttagttttttaatcgTTAACAACAAAATTACGTGTTAGAAATGTTATTCATTCTATTGTTACCGGTTAGGTATTATGTAGtaatttatttagaaaaaaaaaaaaaaaaacgtgcagcCAAAATTGTTCAACAAATATCAGACCGTATAAACGGGTACGCGGGACGCCCCTAATTCAATGCAAAAtgacttgcttttctttgttttgctaTGGCACGCAATGCGATGTTATTTGCTAAAATATTTGTATACACCTTTTAAAGTTTTCGGAATTGTGAGGGCATTCTTACACAATTTATTATGAAGGAACCCCTTCATAGAAATAAAaactactgttaaaaaaaacaatgttcgtctttttagcagtattagtatttatttatttattttaagaaaaaaaaatcaaaaggacTCAAAGTGATACCAGGTGAGATTCGAACAGGAGAAGGGATGTGTTgtaagttttgttgtgttttgttgtaaCCTCTCTGGACCACACTTGAAGCCGttaacaagtctttttttttaacttataacAACGAAAAGGAAGCCGCGTCACTATTCACGTGACAAGTCAAGTCATATTGAAACtaccctaaacaataaacacacacacacacacacacacacacacacacacacacacacactaccataacCAAGGATATCATGCTATACATACATTAGAATTTATCTTTGCCATAGTAAGCAATCCGCTGTGAGACTTCTACTGGGAAACTACAACCCCCAGCAGGCAGCTCGAGTTGCTTCGATAGTGACGTCAGAATGGGTTCGGACAAGGGGGACAGGTGAGGTGGTAGAGAAGGATGACACAGGtaaaaggatggctgtttaaCAGTATTTATCCCAGTGTTGGTTCTGTCTGTCGGTTACTAATTCAATTGTATACAGAGGTCGTTCTCACACCCGGGGCACAGGGATACGTACTCTCCAATATAGTCGGTACTTTTAGGGTGAAGTTACATAACAAGGAATAACGCTTTGTTTAATTTCTGATAGGGCACGTTGAATAACTCAACAAGCACGCATTGCGAGAATCGACAGGTCATTTCTGGTGCTGGCTTCACGTTTGAAATGGATACCCCAGAGTTACCTGTCGAGGTAAGTAGGTGTGATAACGCTCTCTAAACCATAGGACTGgtaacattgtttttaaatgactgtTTTGTAGCagtcgttttattttatttgtggtgGTGGTGTTATTATATAGAGTTAATCTATGTTATCAAATATGTACATCTCTAGTAGTCATATGTGGAGATTAAATGAACGCTAATAAGTGACGTCAACGTTATATATAGTACCCATCCACTTCTAGCTATAGATACAAAAACTAGAGCATTGACCATTTACTCTAAAAGTGTTGCAATACCAAAAATAGGTGTGTggtgttctgttttttatttttttttaacggtaATCAGAGAGAAAGATGGAACTTGAACTTCTCTTGTGGTTTCCAGAATCGTATTTGAATTTCTGTTGAACTGGCAGCTACAGGAAGTCATACTGTACTTAGTTCTGTGACTTATCATAAACACCCCGGCTTAACAAATACAATGTCTTTGTGCCCTTTTATGACGCGGGAGAGGTTGTGTAATAACAGAATTCTTGTGTGCATCCTGAGCTTCCTGCAAGGACCAGACAGAAAGGAGGCCTCACTGGTCTGCAAGATCTGGTACTTAGCTTCCCAGGACTGGCAGTGTAAGGTAATACCCTTCCCTGCTTTGTCCAGGTAACTATGTGCTGTTGTCTGTCTACACATTCATTACAAACCTTCTGCTGTTTGGTTAAACAGTTCCCTTGCTCAGCAATAGGTGTCACTAATCCCCACTATAAAAATCCTCCAGGCTGTGCTCAACCGGATTGCTGTTTTCTTGGTTTCCTAGACACTGCTGTTGGTGCTACAGGGGATATTGTAGTTGGATACGGGTAACGGGCTACTTCATGGAATTATCCACCAAGTAATGAAAGGAATAGCAGCTGGTATCTGGGAGATTGGTGCAGAATCAATGCCTAAGGGAACCAATGACCCGTGCTCTGTGGCTCTCCCTCTCTTTTTGTATCGGTCGATGCATGTACACCGTGCTCTGTGGCTCTCCCTCTCTTTTTGCATTGACCCCTTGTGTCTTGTGTTTCCCGTAGGTCCCTGGCCGTGCTGGCGGAGGAGTGCAAGGTGCTCAAGAGCCTGGACGTGTCCATGTGTAAAGGTTAATGTGTAAAGGTTTCCATGGCAGCGGTCGAGCTCCTCCAATCACAGCTCCCCAGCCTGGAGAACACCTACACTCTCTCTGTGGGTGGGGCTGACCTTTCCTTCACCCTCTGAGGAGGACACCGGTCACTGGGAAGAGAGGAGGAGCCCAGGGTCCAGACAGGCTGCAGGGGAACCTGGACGTACCCCACCTACTGGAACTGCACAGCTGCTTGCTGGGTGTTAGGGGACTGGGGTGCTGTGCTGTTGGTGTATTGGGGTAATCCAGAGTAACTCCAGCCTCCATAATCTATCTGGAAGTGCCAGTCTTTTACACAGGATCCTACAAGAAGAATGTGTTTTGTCGCAGGTAGCCATGCTGTCCCAACCCAGCTTGCGTACGGACTTCATGTACAGTAACAATTCAACATGCCTGCCAATAACTCCACCTCAGCTCTGCATCAGAACACAGaggcgctctttctctctctctatagataTAGGTATAGATATGTAGAATTGGGCTTTACAAGCGCAGCACTGATATATAAAAAAGGGATTTTCTACTGCCGCAATACACTTGCAGGAAGTGTCCAGCTTTCCCTGTGGTGCTGAGAGGACACTATTCAAATCACATCTCCTTTTGTTTAGTACaccaaacatttttcatttgaaattgcccACGCAAACCTGGTCTCAGGACAGCAGAGGTTAAGTGCTTAAATAGATGTCTTTACAAAGCATTATCATACCAAGAATAAGAAAcaataattaagaaataaaaaaaacatatctttcAGGGATGTAGAGAATTGGGGTTTACTTCATTGTTCAGTTtccaactgcggtgggaccagagtcagGGTGGATATGTAGGCGGATgaattatacacagctgtaacaattactatattcacacacttATTGtcttgagattcagcttttattagagagctcccctaaatcccttgtttagaaagatacagggtattaatgcttgtgacagagtagccgtctgccgcgtgggtgtgtgcattcgctgctgagtgacaggcaggagatcgagacggagatTGAAattgatacaccccgcaggcaaacaggatttatgtACTTaacaagtcaacacactgaacagctcacgtgacactaccagcagtgGTAGCgtatggagcacatacaacagtgtatggaaactttggtgggatctccAAGCTCTGAACTAATCTCTGTTcagtaataaactaacgttgttgaagagcttgatcatggcagatatgtgacagattactgtacatcCAACAAACGGCTTACCTGTACCGTCAGGTACCTTTATTCCAGCAGGTTGTGCAGAATCACATGATACGAGCACTCAGCCCCATTTAGTTATCATGGAGTCTGTAAATGTTTAAGGAACAAGTGATATTTGTATAGCTTTGACTTCCTTCTTTAATCTTTTATATCAGTTATTCGTTGCCCAAACTCCAATCTGATCTGTCCTTATTCTTTTAAGCTGCTGAAAGATTTTTTCTGTGTGTTAACAATTCAATATAATGTCTAGGATTACATGCTGTTTCCTCGCAAGATTCGCTGCCTTTTTTAATACCCAAGCTACTCTTGTGTTTATGTGGAGATTTTACATGTACTTGTCAGCATTGTTCACAGATACTCCAAGATATTCCAGTACTGTAATCAAAATGTCTCGCCACCTTGAACAGTGTCTAGTGTAACTGTAATATCTGCTGTCCTGTAAGAGATccatttaaaacattattttaaacaaatgaaacattCAAAGCTGGCAGTGCAGAATCAAATACATCTTTATAGCCCCAGTCATTTCCATCAAACTGACCTCTGTCTTTCAAACCCCATTCATGTTCTCATTCgcatttgtaaatacagtaggTTAATAATATTCTGTCATGTACACAAGGCATATGGGAAGAGGACCAGATTCCCTTTGCCTTATATTATCCAGGAGGGGAATGACAAGATCCTTTATCCATTCTGTGTGCAACAAAAAGTTCAGTGTATTCTAACACATACataacaattaaatacaaaaccaacAACAATACATGGTATCCCTGCCCCTGCTGAATTAGGCCAGCTGTCAccttatttacacacacacaaggttATACAGTAGTGTTGCACAATGATAAAAGCTGCAGGAAGACACAGCATGTCTTTGCAAAGCGAGCGCTTGGCAATTCATGGAGTTGAAGACAAGGGTACAGTATATGCCTGTAACAGAGCTCAGGGATTGAGCTCCAGATCACTGCTGGTACGAGGGTgaccacacagacacactgctggGAAAGACCTGCTTCAGTGGTTCACAGGATTTTGTGATTTCAGCTGTGGCACTGAAGGCCTGTCACTCGGAGTTACCCTTCAACCTTTTAAAGCAACAAAGTTACATGCCAAGTTTCTGACGAACATCATTTTGGTGTTtaagcttattttttttaaaatgctgtgccTCTATATATGCTGCAATAATAATTGCCATGGTGGTTTCAGTTACAGCAGGTATACTGTATTCCTCACCAGTGTTCAGTATACAGAGCCGTGTACGTGAGCCAGCGTCAAGGCTACTTAACCTTCCTGCAGGTTCCACACAATACAAATGCATCCAAGTCAAAACAGTTTCCTTACACAAGCTTACAGTGTTGTCTAGCGCCTCATCTTTAATATACCGTATCGCACCTCCATTCTTTCAGAAGCAGAATGTGGAACTTTACCCAGCTTGAGTCCTTATCAATGATTATTTTGTTGTAAACCCTAGCTCTCAGGGAGGCTGTGTGAACGATAGATCAAAACTGCCACAACCTATAGAGGAGGTTTCACAGTAATTGTTAGCAAATATAACACAAGATAACACATACAAAGAGAAGAAAGAACCAGCAGGAAGTCCAAAGGTCCAACTGGGAGTTCAAGATAACAAAGGCAGTCAAATgccaattatattatatatttatatataaatcccCTTCAGTCAATTCGTGCTAGTTTCCTacctattttataatgcacatatgttttttcaaagttttggcaagGAAACTtgtcgaactccatagagttcacacactGTTTTAATCTAAATAAAGTTACTTATTAACTTTAAGCTTTCAATAATTTTTTCCAGATTCCAATTCCGAATTAGgcacactgatatatatatatatatatatatatatatatatatatatatatatatatatatatatatatatatatatatatttaggaacAATATCAAGAACAATCTcactttttgaaatgtatatgACAAAATGTGACTTGCAAAATATTTGAGACACCCCAATATGCCTGGTTGAAAAGAGAGTCGAAAACGAATTGGATGGTTTTAATGAAACTAATTACCTGGCTATGGTAGTGATCTTAATACAGACTGAATATTTAGTGTGGCGATCAATGTACCGTCATACACACAAGACAACAGAGGTCAGTGGCAACAGAGATggggtattgtgtgtgtgtgtgtttttttttttctcgtttaaagtagttaaaaaaattaaaatccttGCACTATAGCTTGAATAGCCAATTTATTCAGTGTGCTGCAGTGGGTTTGACTGGTTCAAATAGTAGTCAGTACCATGTTCAAACGGGAGGTAATTCTGTTttgaacaaaataaagcacagtggacaATCTGGTGATTGTGTGCTGTTCCAGTTAACAATGTGAAATGTTTTGAAATGATCGGGAAGGTTAGAGACAGCAAGGGCTGACTGACTGTACTTCAGTTTCCATGTCACAATGCTGACTGGGTTTAAACTGATGTGAGGCTGCGGGTCAGTAGGACAAGCactttacattttcaaatttgTACAGTAATTAATGCTAATCtatcagttttcttttttctttgaggTGCGTGTTAATATGGAGAGTAGAGGTGATTTCATTTAGTGGGGTAACATTAGGGCTAATGTGTCACAGCTACAAAGTGTACAAAGCGGGGTACATCTTATAAGTTCAGAATCTTAGAAAGGGGTGCTGAATCGTATGCCACGTCAGTAGGAACAGATTGGAACCAATGCAGCAAACAGTTAGACTGCCTGGTTACAATATTAGCCATGGAGTCAGTCCATTGCTCTAGTAGTCAGTCATGTAGCTCAGTGCAGTTTCTACTCCCACCTCTggttatagaaaaataaaaatcctattgCACAAATTAAACATTCTTATGATCGctttcactaaaaaaaaaaaaaaacacatttttctaaCAGTAAACGCGCGGTGTTAATACGAGTTACATGCTCTTTTTAGATTATGCACAATAGGCTAAATAAAGCCTaacactttaataataataatatatcctgCTACTCATAGGGGAAAAAATTGCTGGCTATTCCCCTATGAGAGGGGTTCTGTCAGTACCAGCATGTACCTTTGAGAGAGAGATAACCATCGTGGGTTACAGATACACTGTGAATGTGCTGAAGGGAGTGGAGTTATCAGTAGTGTCCATTCTTCTATAGGCAGCTCCCCCTCTTGCCTCCATTCATGAACCCCGTCACCTCCAAACAATTTTGACACATTAGCCGCCTATAATCAATCAAAGAAGAGTCCTGTCCCCCCTGTACAGATAAATGGTCCCCATTCACACTAGCAGTTTGAAGGGATGGGACTCAGTGATGGACGAATCCCTAGGTGTGGGTTGTAATATTTACTCAGTGCAGTCTCTTCCCCCTCCTCTACTGCTCGGTCTGGCTGAAGTCGTAGCAGAAGTGGAGGTTGCTGGGGGGCTTGGGCACGGGCGGGGGGGCGTCGGGGATGGGGATGTTCTCCAGGTCCAGCAGACGCAGCTTGATCTCCATGGACAGCAGGATGTCCAGCTCGCTCTGCGTGCACTCGCTGGTCATGTCCTTCCCCAAGAGGACATTCAGGCCATCCGTCCACAGGCAGAACTGGACAGGGACAATGACAGGGACAGGGGCAGGGGCAACACGTCAGTGACAGCAGCATGGTTTGTGCGAGGCCTGGCTATCAGGTGGCACACTTTCATTCACATCTAGGGAAGGGTCTTAGAATTACAACTTGATTTCCAGTTTACTCACGTCAGTCCTTGATGATGCAACAAAATTCAAGTGGTACTCTTCCAAGTCATAAGTAATGGTGAAAGCCAGGTCCAGGACTTCCTATAGAAAGAGACAGATTACTAAGACATGGCAATGCAGAGCAGTGTGagccgttccaggttttactgtgagcttaacCAGCCTCACCTGAGCCTGTTACCCCAGATAAACTGGGGTTGAAACTCCTAGTAAGACCTGGAATGGATCAgcctgctgtgcaatgggagtcttattagtTTTACATGAGAGAAGCAGACTCCAATGGAGGCTCATTCAATGGCATCCTAATGAGGTTGGAAATGAGGCCCCCTACACCCTTCGGTTTTAGGCTGTGTCTCGCTCACCCTGTTCTGCTTTCCTGAGCCCTTCTCCTTCATGTGTGGGCAATCCTTGCCAGTCAGCAGGGCTTTAATGTCAGCCACAGGAactaggagagagggagagaagacaGACTCAGAAAGAGTATAATATTCCTGTTGCACTGTGGGGAGATGTCGCTGTAAGTCATGCAGATTTGGAAGGCATGTGAAACCAGAATGGAACTTGCCAGTTGCAAAGGCAGTCTATGGGTAGACAATGCATTCATAAGGTATGGTTACATTTATAAGTTAAAGTTGTGAGGGTGGGGGCTGTGACTTCAATAAAATAGAGTAGAGTAGAACCCCTTTCACTGTGTTTTCAAGGACGTGGGAAAGCCCCACTGTGCTGGCACTCACTCTTCTCCTGCAGGGTCTCTATGGGCGGGGTCTCGCTCTCCTCATCCACATCCCCATAGTGCAGCACCTTGTGATTGGGCGACAGGCGGCAGTACCACAGCTTGTCTGCAACAGCAAGGCAACACGCAATAGGAAGGCGAGCAGAAAACTGGGGCGCACGCTCCCTCCAAGACACATTaaaccttaaaaaataaattgcccagttctcatgtatactcaatgaAGGAGTTCCTTCTTCAGCTCGACAAGAATAATTCAGGGCTGGAAGGGTTAACCTAAGGATGGGCATCTCCGGTCCTGGCAGGCCACTCTGCTTATCTGGATGCAGGTTTAATTGGGTCAGTTAAACAATAAAGAATATGACTGGAACAAAGAGTTGCCCATCCCTGTTCTGATGCCTGTGCGCTATTCAAAGAACAGTAAAAGTTAACATGGCCAAACCGCGACATAACCAGTTTCCTGAAACGCAGAGGGAGCCGCGCGCATCCCTTTGTTCTCCGGTACTTGCCTTGTCTCCGGCGGCTGCTGATCTTCCTGAACAGAGTCCCATGACACAGCCGGTTGAGCCGCTGTTGGCGGATCAGCTCCAGCAGCTCCGGTTTCAGCCTCTCCTTCAGCTCCCTGCCGGAGCAATCACAGAGCGTCACTGCACCGCTCCCTCCTCCAGCCACACACATTGGACTCATTGGAACTAATATTGAGGCCTAGAGCCTAGATCACACAACTCTATGTATCTACACAGTACTGAAAGTGACTACACCTTTtatcagtgatggaaataagactcctattgtatagcagtttaatccattccaggttttactacgagcttcgCCACAGTGttaataggtaacaagctcaggtgcgtcatCTTAAACttacagtgaaaccaggagtggatcaaactgctctgcaatgggagtcttatttcaatccctgccTTTAATGGTGTTACTTTATCAGAAGGAATTGTTTCCTTATTAACCTGTAGAAGCTGTTATTGTTGTTTTCTAAGAATATGAACAACTTAAGGGAAAAGCAACAGTTACTTCATAATTATTACTAATATACTCTGCTTTGACACATAAACGCTGTGTCTGTGAATGAGAAGAGCCTGTAGCATTCTCCTTGTGATCATGGGTCCCACCTTCTTTGCTTTGTGCTGTATACTGACAGCAATAGCATGCCAGTGGGTGCGTAGAGATGCAATAGATTACAGCACGCTAACTGTGTATGAATAAGGTCATTTGTGCACTGCACTGTGCAGGGCAGTAACCCTTCCAGTCCCGTGCACTCAGGAGTCAGCAGGCGGTACTCACAGGACGGGCGGGGCGAGGGTCTCCTCCTGGTGCAGCCGCTCGGTCTGCCTCAGCTTCAGGATCTCGCTGTAGTTCAGGGCGTTCACCTTGTTCTTGAAGAGGTCCAGGGAGGTAGGCTTGCTGGACAGCGTCCTCGTGATCTGCTCCCGCACCACCTGCATCACCTGGGAGACAGCGGAACACAACGCACGTCAGAaccttctggttttcgttccagcCAAGTTCTCAATTAACtaattaaaccaattattttcttaattggtcaacactaacagTTTTTCCAGGTCTTAGCCACTGATGATTTAAACAGACCCAGAAAagctgcaggattggggctctccaggaccagggttagccACCCCTGCAGTATATCATTATTGGTGTTCTAGTACATTAGTGTTATTATATTACAAATCACTAGGAgtagtttcattttttattataggTTCCTAGACCTGCTCAACACCAGCCAGAATGTGACTGGTGTCTCTTTGAACAGAATCCCTTAGAAATGCATTTACCTGAGCACAGACATGAACAGGATCAATTCACACAGGTTTAAATGCATTTACCTGAGCACAGACATGAACAGGTTCAATTCACACGGGTTTAAATGCATTTACCTGAGCACAGACATGAACAGGATCAATTCACACAGGTTTAAATGCATTTACCTGAGCACAGACATGAACAGGATCAATTCACACAGGTTTAAATGCATTTACCTGAGCACAGACATGAACAGGATCAATTCACACGGGTTTAAATGCATTTACCTGAGCACATACATGAACAGGATCGATGCACATGGGTTTAAATGCATTTACCTGAGCACAGACATGAACAGGATCAATTCACACaagtttaaatgcatttttttttcatatatgtaACCTATAAAATGAGACTTGTTTGAGATATTATTGTAGACAAAACCAGATACCTGACACAGCACAACATTAAAGATGAAATTGTCTATTTCCAATAACCCTGCATCAGGAATCTCTGATcctgctctttcacagcactgtatcAATGATAAACGCTGGGTACAGATGGCTCCAAGCTTCTCTTGTGAGACCTGCAATCTGGAAAACATTCTGACACAGGCAACTAGCACAGCCCATTAAACCCGTCTCCCCTGGAAACATCATCATCTGTTCCCTCCCTCCACAGGAACTGTCATTGAAACAGCGCGCACAGAGCCGGGCGCAGGGAGGCTTTGCAGATTGATGCTATTTGTACTGTTGTTGTTGCAGTTCATGTTTAGACATACACCGATGCCAGAGAGTCACAATACATCCTGAACGGCAGACCAAGCTAGACCTGCTCCACACCAGGCAACAAGACAGCCTGCATGTGGAACCACTGCAGTATATAGCTTTGAACACCAcccaggtttattattattattattatttatttcttagcagacgcccttatccagggcgacttacaattgttacaagatatcacattatacattatttcacattatacagatatcacattattttacatacaattacccatttatacagttgggtttttttactggagcaatctaggtaaagtaccttgctcaagggtacaacagcagtgtcccccactggggattgaacccacaaccctccggtcaagagtccagagccctaaccactactccacactgtttaaTGCAGTATAgcacagcaaagcacagcacagtgtaggaAAGCACTGGCAAGCATAGTGCAGCCCAGATGATGCAATGGTAAAGCACTGTGAAATACATGGTTAAGCATGTAAAGCAGGATAAAGGCATAGTGTATGCATGGAGAAGACACAGCAAGCTGCAGGACTACTG
Encoded proteins:
- the LOC117425936 gene encoding engulfment and cell motility protein 3-like isoform X2, with protein sequence MQVVREQITRTLSSKPTSLDLFKNKVNALNYSEILKLRQTERLHQEETLAPPVLELKERLKPELLELIRQQRLNRLCHGTLFRKISSRRRQDKLWYCRLSPNHKVLHYGDVDEESETPPIETLQEKIPVADIKALLTGKDCPHMKEKGSGKQNREVLDLAFTITYDLEEYHLNFVASSRTDFCLWTDGLNVLLGKDMTSECTQSELDILLSMEIKLRLLDLENIPIPDAPPPVPKPPSNLHFCYDFSQTEQ